In Jatrophihabitans sp., the following proteins share a genomic window:
- a CDS encoding FliH/SctL family protein, with protein MPDTVAFEFISDIAVPDRLIEQARGQARAVGYAQGWSQGSREAADSGAAERAAAQADREFSLAAHRQRVDSAVQALHGAAAQLEQTTMSITGQIEDQILAAAVELAEVLLGRELRDPEVAAPAALARILRLAPAGEPVTVWLNPADYDTLTGPAGTALIGSVEGATGRGITFETDPDLRAGDALARCASTTIDARLVEGVARLREYLGR; from the coding sequence TTGCCTGACACGGTGGCCTTCGAGTTCATCAGCGACATCGCTGTCCCGGACCGGCTGATCGAGCAGGCCCGCGGCCAGGCCAGGGCGGTCGGTTATGCCCAGGGCTGGTCACAGGGTTCGCGCGAGGCGGCCGACTCCGGGGCGGCCGAGCGCGCTGCCGCGCAGGCCGACCGGGAGTTCTCGCTGGCTGCCCACCGCCAGCGGGTCGACTCGGCGGTGCAGGCCTTGCACGGCGCAGCCGCGCAGCTGGAGCAGACCACGATGAGCATCACCGGCCAGATCGAGGACCAGATCCTGGCCGCCGCCGTCGAGCTGGCCGAGGTGCTGCTCGGGCGCGAGCTGCGCGATCCCGAAGTCGCCGCTCCGGCCGCCCTGGCCAGGATCCTGCGGCTGGCGCCGGCCGGCGAGCCGGTCACCGTCTGGCTGAACCCGGCGGACTACGACACTCTCACCGGTCCGGCCGGAACCGCCCTGATCGGCTCGGTGGAGGGCGCGACCGGTCGTGGCATCACGTTCGAGACCGACCCCGACCTGCGGGCCGGCGACGCGCTGGCCCGATGTGCCAGCACCACCATCGACGCCCGGCTGGTCGAGGGTGTCGCACGGCTGCGGGAGTACCTCGGCCGATGA
- a CDS encoding transglycosylase SLT domain-containing protein produces the protein MSVEMSGVQSMLARIAQIQAGFPGNPVARSLPAPVMARSVPAAGTPAPAASGATLAPTRTADFALALASASANAGMGIGAGMGIGAGVAGLVPHQPSGADIIASAKKYLGVPYVFGGNTTAGLDCSSLVQRAYGDLGISLPRIASNQAHVGTAVPSLAQAQPGDILTFGEPAHHVTLYVGDNKMIAAPQTGDKVKIQSVYETPTSIRRVVSSAGQAGAGTGLAGAVTGLGGTVPGSLNGQPAPAGLTRYTGLFLQNEARYQLPKGLLAAVAQTESGGNPTAVSPAGAQGLMQLMPGTARELGVNPWVPAQAVQGAAQLLSKHLRTFGSVPLALAAYNAGPGAVEQYGGVPPYNETQKYVAKITAMLAGRAA, from the coding sequence ATGAGCGTCGAGATGTCAGGCGTCCAATCGATGCTGGCCCGGATCGCCCAGATCCAGGCAGGCTTTCCGGGTAACCCGGTGGCCCGGTCGCTGCCCGCCCCGGTGATGGCTCGCAGCGTCCCGGCGGCCGGCACGCCGGCGCCCGCGGCGTCGGGCGCGACCCTGGCGCCCACCCGGACAGCGGACTTCGCGCTGGCTCTGGCCAGTGCCAGCGCCAACGCCGGTATGGGCATCGGCGCTGGTATGGGCATCGGCGCTGGTGTCGCCGGCCTGGTGCCGCACCAGCCGTCCGGAGCCGACATCATCGCCTCGGCCAAGAAGTACCTCGGAGTGCCCTACGTCTTCGGCGGGAACACGACTGCCGGACTGGACTGCTCGTCCCTGGTCCAGCGTGCCTACGGCGATCTCGGCATCTCGCTGCCCCGGATCGCCTCAAACCAGGCGCACGTCGGCACCGCGGTGCCCAGCCTGGCGCAGGCGCAACCCGGCGACATCCTGACCTTCGGCGAACCGGCGCATCACGTGACGCTCTATGTCGGGGACAACAAGATGATCGCCGCCCCGCAAACCGGGGACAAGGTCAAGATCCAGAGCGTCTACGAGACTCCCACCAGCATCCGTCGGGTGGTGTCGAGCGCCGGTCAGGCCGGTGCGGGCACTGGCCTGGCAGGCGCGGTCACCGGCCTGGGCGGGACCGTGCCGGGCTCGCTCAACGGCCAGCCGGCGCCGGCCGGCCTCACCCGGTACACCGGCCTGTTCCTCCAGAACGAGGCGCGGTACCAGCTTCCGAAGGGCCTGCTGGCAGCGGTGGCCCAGACCGAGTCCGGCGGTAACCCGACTGCCGTCAGTCCGGCGGGGGCGCAGGGCTTGATGCAGCTGATGCCAGGGACGGCCAGGGAACTCGGGGTGAACCCGTGGGTGCCCGCGCAGGCCGTCCAAGGCGCGGCGCAGCTGCTGTCCAAGCACCTGCGGACCTTCGGCTCGGTGCCGCTGGCGCTGGCCGCCTACAACGCCGGCCCCGGTGCTGTCGAGCAGTACGGCGGAGTTCCGCCTTACAACGAAACGCAGAAGTACGTCGCCAAGATCACCGCGATGTTGGCAGGAAGGGCCGCCTGA
- a CDS encoding sigma factor-like helix-turn-helix DNA-binding protein, whose translation LRHVVQAYFFDQRQMADIAAELGVTESRISQLRAEALKLLRHGLASAEPELAAPAEPTGRAGARVASYAAAVAARGTLSSRLKMSNAFGESVSAQYSSAMPRRREELDRSSIA comes from the coding sequence GGCTGCGCCACGTCGTCCAGGCCTACTTCTTCGATCAGCGGCAGATGGCCGACATCGCCGCCGAGCTCGGTGTCACCGAGTCCCGGATCTCCCAGCTGCGGGCCGAGGCGCTCAAGCTGCTCAGGCACGGCCTGGCCAGTGCCGAGCCCGAGCTCGCCGCGCCTGCCGAGCCGACCGGCCGGGCCGGCGCCCGGGTCGCCAGCTACGCGGCCGCGGTGGCCGCTCGCGGCACGCTGTCCAGCCGGTTGAAGATGTCCAACGCCTTCGGTGAGTCGGTCTCGGCGCAGTACAGCTCGGCGATGCCGCGCCGGCGCGAGGAGCTTGACCGCTCCTCGATCGCCTGA
- a CDS encoding flagellar basal body rod C-terminal domain-containing protein: protein MPIFSAISTSGTGLSTFRTWIDVIANNMANLNTVKPTSGDAFQAQYVQAQDIAGGADGVGAGVAISALPVSSPEGRLSYQPNHPLADAEGYVRLPDIDMGEQMGNLIMAQRAFQANAAVVDRARDTYLDAINIGKNR from the coding sequence ATGCCGATCTTCTCCGCCATCTCGACCTCGGGCACCGGGCTGAGCACGTTTCGCACCTGGATCGACGTCATCGCCAACAACATGGCCAACCTCAACACCGTCAAGCCCACCTCCGGCGACGCGTTCCAGGCGCAGTACGTGCAGGCCCAGGACATCGCGGGAGGCGCCGACGGAGTGGGCGCGGGCGTTGCCATCAGCGCGCTGCCGGTGAGCAGCCCCGAGGGCCGGCTCAGCTACCAGCCCAACCACCCGCTCGCCGACGCCGAGGGCTACGTGCGGCTGCCCGACATCGACATGGGCGAGCAGATGGGCAACCTGATCATGGCGCAGCGCGCCTTCCAGGCCAACGCCGCGGTCGTGGACCGGGCCCGTGACACCTACCTCGACGCCATCAACATCGGAAAGAACCGCTGA
- the fliF gene encoding flagellar basal-body MS-ring/collar protein FliF, which translates to MQERLLSTLRRIWRGFQAFTPGQKVVTVAVGLALVIGGFAFSSWASKPSYAPLFTNLAPADASGIIDKLNANGTPYQLAANGTSILVPQKDVYDLRLNMSAAGLPSAGATGYSLLDKEGITTSEFKQHVDYQRALEGELSKTIKSISGVREAAVHLAMPKQSVFTDGSQKATGSVLLTTDPGVTLSSGQVQSVVNLVSSSVPGLAADQVSVSDASGKVLSVAGDANSGAAADTRTEAIAQYNKRVGSEVQQMLDQLVGAGHAVVTVNADLDFDKNNTVSKRYVYATGIPPLSEANTTESYGAGQNGAGGVLGAASPSPTAAPGATGANGYRKTTTTRDNAVGQETETRDSAPGKVRTLSVAVLLDKNAPPVDEAQVRELVSSAVGLDAKRGDTLALATAPFDTSAATAAEKAAAEAAAAAAAERRQAELMSLVKTVVVVLLVLGVIVATVIANRRRRRPNEPTDDLDMFLSTLNDSPGSLPPAPRDIVPPQSREAAINAARQRDLAEMADSQPQEVARLLRTWLNTKES; encoded by the coding sequence ATGCAGGAAAGACTTCTCTCCACGTTGCGGCGCATCTGGCGCGGGTTCCAGGCGTTCACGCCCGGCCAGAAGGTGGTCACGGTCGCCGTCGGCCTCGCCCTGGTGATCGGCGGTTTCGCTTTTTCATCATGGGCGTCCAAGCCCAGTTACGCGCCGCTGTTCACCAACCTGGCTCCGGCCGACGCCAGCGGGATCATCGACAAGCTCAACGCCAACGGCACGCCCTACCAGCTGGCGGCCAACGGCACCTCGATCCTGGTGCCGCAGAAGGACGTCTATGACCTGCGGCTGAACATGAGCGCCGCCGGCCTGCCGTCGGCGGGCGCCACCGGGTACAGCCTGCTGGACAAGGAAGGCATCACCACCTCGGAGTTCAAGCAGCACGTGGACTACCAGCGGGCCCTGGAAGGCGAGCTGAGCAAGACCATCAAGTCGATCAGCGGAGTCCGCGAGGCCGCGGTGCACCTGGCGATGCCGAAGCAGAGCGTCTTCACCGACGGCAGCCAGAAGGCAACCGGCTCGGTGTTGCTGACCACCGACCCCGGCGTCACCCTGTCCTCCGGGCAGGTCCAGTCGGTGGTGAACCTGGTGTCCTCCAGCGTTCCGGGTCTGGCCGCTGATCAGGTCAGCGTCTCCGACGCCAGCGGCAAGGTGCTCTCGGTCGCCGGTGACGCCAACAGCGGCGCCGCTGCCGACACCCGCACCGAGGCGATCGCCCAGTACAACAAGCGGGTCGGCTCCGAGGTCCAGCAGATGCTGGACCAGCTCGTCGGCGCCGGGCACGCCGTGGTCACGGTGAACGCCGACCTCGACTTCGACAAGAACAACACGGTCTCCAAGCGCTACGTCTACGCCACCGGCATCCCGCCGCTGTCCGAGGCCAACACCACCGAGAGCTACGGCGCCGGCCAGAACGGCGCGGGCGGCGTCCTGGGCGCCGCCTCACCCAGCCCCACCGCGGCGCCCGGAGCCACGGGAGCCAACGGCTACCGCAAGACCACCACCACCCGGGACAACGCGGTCGGCCAGGAAACCGAGACCCGCGACTCCGCGCCCGGCAAGGTCCGGACCCTGAGCGTGGCCGTGCTGCTGGACAAGAACGCCCCGCCGGTGGACGAGGCCCAGGTGCGCGAACTGGTCAGCTCAGCGGTCGGACTGGACGCCAAGCGCGGAGACACCCTCGCGCTGGCAACCGCTCCGTTCGACACCTCGGCGGCGACCGCTGCCGAGAAGGCGGCAGCCGAGGCGGCCGCCGCGGCCGCCGCCGAACGCCGGCAGGCCGAGCTGATGTCGCTGGTCAAGACCGTCGTGGTGGTGCTGCTGGTACTCGGCGTCATCGTCGCGACCGTTATCGCCAACCGTCGCCGGCGCCGTCCGAACGAGCCGACCGATGACCTGGACATGTTCCTCTCGACCCTGAACGACTCACCCGGATCGCTGCCGCCGGCCCCGCGCGACATCGTGCCGCCGCAGAGCCGGGAAGCCGCCATCAACGCCGCTCGGCAACGCGACCTGGCCGAGATGGCAGACAGCCAGCCACAAGAGGTCGCCCGTTTGCTGCGCACCTGGCTCAACACGAAGGAGAGCTGA
- a CDS encoding flagellar export chaperone FliS, translating into MPADTARARYLADAVATATPARRIVLLYDRLWLDIQRAQVAQDSGDGTARDHLQHAQQIVAELLGSLDVSAWSGAADLASLYSYLLRELIGEVLEPRPGRLAAATKIVSDLRSSWQQAEAQLQGGTPPSGAAVAEGREAVRVG; encoded by the coding sequence GTGCCCGCCGACACCGCCCGCGCCCGCTACCTTGCCGACGCCGTCGCCACCGCGACGCCGGCCCGGCGCATCGTCCTGCTCTATGACCGGTTGTGGTTGGACATCCAGCGCGCGCAGGTTGCCCAGGACAGCGGCGACGGCACCGCGCGGGATCATCTGCAGCACGCCCAGCAGATCGTCGCCGAGCTGCTCGGCAGCCTCGACGTCAGCGCCTGGTCAGGCGCTGCCGATCTGGCGTCGCTGTACTCCTACCTGCTGCGCGAGCTGATCGGCGAGGTGCTCGAGCCGCGGCCCGGCCGGCTGGCGGCCGCGACCAAGATCGTCTCTGACCTGCGCTCCAGCTGGCAGCAGGCCGAAGCGCAGTTGCAGGGCGGCACCCCGCCGAGCGGTGCGGCAGTGGCCGAGGGCCGGGAAGCAGTTCGCGTTGGCTAG
- the fliD gene encoding flagellar filament capping protein FliD has product MSAFSISGLSSGIDTASLISQLMKVAAQPQTQLKNQLSLQQSELTAYQAINTKLTALQAAADAVKQAGTWAAAKAVSSSTAVIASTTSDAVSGSATTFDVIRLATAQISTVAATGAVVASPPNGIDIVDSTGTTHHLALADGSATAVASAVNNAGLGIRASVINTDSGPLLQFTSVATGAAGAFTINGLDTAPQTLVAAKDAQIAVGNPAAGGYTMSSSSNTFNNVIPGVTFSIGAVATGVTVSVSSDASAISDKIKALVDAANATLTELNKSTGKGGVLESDFGINSITSSVLSTVSRGTSAGASFASIGVQLTSKGELTFDATAFASAYAADPAKAQATAATSLAGALSGLAMRSSTVTLSPLINSGTAQVGQLNKQIAEWDTRLEGQRLAMQSKYTAMEVALQKLQATSSYLTSALDAISASNSASKK; this is encoded by the coding sequence GTGAGCGCGTTCTCGATCAGCGGGTTGTCCTCCGGCATCGACACGGCCTCTCTCATCTCGCAGTTGATGAAAGTCGCCGCTCAGCCGCAGACCCAGTTGAAGAACCAGCTGTCCCTGCAGCAGAGCGAGCTCACCGCATACCAGGCGATCAACACCAAGCTGACCGCGCTGCAGGCCGCCGCCGACGCGGTGAAGCAGGCCGGCACCTGGGCCGCCGCGAAAGCGGTATCCAGCAGCACCGCGGTGATCGCCTCGACCACCTCCGACGCCGTCTCCGGCTCGGCCACCACCTTCGACGTGATCCGGTTGGCCACCGCCCAGATCAGCACCGTGGCGGCCACCGGCGCGGTGGTCGCCTCACCGCCCAACGGCATCGACATCGTCGACTCCACCGGCACCACCCACCACCTCGCACTGGCCGACGGCAGCGCCACCGCCGTGGCGAGCGCGGTCAACAACGCCGGCCTCGGCATCCGGGCCTCGGTGATCAACACCGACTCCGGCCCGCTGCTGCAGTTCACCTCGGTGGCCACCGGCGCGGCCGGGGCCTTCACGATCAACGGCCTCGACACCGCTCCGCAGACCCTGGTCGCGGCCAAGGACGCCCAGATCGCGGTGGGAAATCCGGCTGCCGGCGGCTACACCATGTCCAGCAGCAGCAACACCTTCAACAACGTCATCCCAGGCGTGACGTTCAGCATCGGCGCCGTCGCCACGGGGGTGACGGTCTCGGTGTCCAGCGACGCCAGCGCCATCAGCGACAAGATCAAGGCACTGGTCGACGCCGCCAACGCCACCCTCACCGAGCTCAACAAGAGCACCGGCAAGGGCGGCGTGCTGGAGAGTGACTTCGGAATCAACTCCATCACCAGCAGTGTGCTGTCGACCGTCAGCCGTGGCACCAGCGCCGGCGCCAGCTTCGCCTCGATCGGGGTGCAGCTGACCTCCAAGGGCGAGCTGACCTTCGACGCCACCGCCTTCGCCAGCGCGTACGCGGCTGATCCGGCCAAAGCCCAGGCAACTGCCGCGACCTCGCTGGCCGGCGCCTTGTCCGGCCTGGCGATGAGGAGCTCCACGGTCACCCTGAGCCCGCTGATCAACTCCGGCACGGCCCAGGTCGGCCAGTTGAACAAGCAGATCGCCGAGTGGGACACCCGGCTGGAGGGCCAGCGGCTCGCCATGCAGTCCAAGTACACCGCCATGGAAGTGGCATTGCAGAAGCTGCAGGCCACCTCCAGCTACCTGACCTCGGCGCTGGACGCGATCAGCGCGTCCAATTCCGCCTCGAAGAAATAG
- a CDS encoding flagellar hook-basal body complex protein FliE, with the protein MTLPAIGAISAALPNFAATTGISDPGLGDLGIQEGSTSSTSGNFAAMLEKGLNAVQSAQSKADGLAVQAATGDLTDIHDYTIAATQASLVTQLATTVRTKGVDAFNQIMGMQA; encoded by the coding sequence ATGACCTTGCCCGCGATCGGCGCCATCAGCGCCGCGTTGCCCAACTTCGCCGCCACCACCGGGATCTCAGACCCCGGACTCGGTGACCTCGGCATCCAGGAAGGGTCGACCAGCAGCACGTCCGGCAACTTCGCCGCCATGCTCGAGAAGGGCCTCAACGCGGTGCAGTCGGCGCAGAGCAAGGCCGACGGGCTCGCGGTGCAGGCCGCGACCGGAGACCTCACCGACATTCACGACTACACCATCGCCGCGACCCAGGCCTCCCTGGTCACCCAGCTGGCGACGACCGTCCGGACCAAGGGTGTTGACGCGTTCAACCAGATCATGGGAATGCAGGCCTAA
- a CDS encoding FliI/YscN family ATPase: MMRTVLGSSRGQHRLAELTELAAPRIYGYVSRVVGLSITVSGLTGRIGDLLSIGEGPQAVLAEVVAVDDQNCTCLPLGSLDGIGNGDRAAATGGPLRVGVGAGLRGRVLDGLGQPLDGLPLPAGLDRVSVEMAPPPALSRRRVDEQLPLGVRAIDSLISVGRGQRVGIFAGSGVGKSSLLSMITRGTSAQITVVALIGERGREVREFLENDLGPDGLRDAVVVIATSDQPPMVRLRAAFVATRIAEWFRDEGQDVLLLMDSITRLATAQREIGLSAGEPPASRGYPPSVFALMPRLLERAGGSEHGSITGLYTVLVEGEDHNEPVADTARSILDGHIVLDRRLATAGHFPSIDVLESVSRVVTAVTTDEQQLLARRARQLLAARRDVKELVEIGAYVGGTNPRADQALAIWPQLEAFLQQDMTDQSSADSAWEALRAILADEPAVLTGPVEVTR; this comes from the coding sequence ATGATGAGAACCGTTCTCGGCTCCAGCCGCGGTCAGCACCGGCTCGCCGAGCTGACCGAACTGGCCGCCCCCAGGATCTACGGCTACGTCTCCCGAGTGGTCGGGCTCTCGATCACCGTCTCGGGACTGACCGGCCGGATCGGGGACCTGCTCTCGATCGGCGAGGGCCCGCAGGCCGTGCTGGCCGAGGTGGTCGCTGTCGACGATCAGAACTGCACCTGCCTGCCGCTGGGCTCGCTGGACGGGATCGGCAACGGCGACCGCGCCGCGGCCACCGGGGGACCGCTGCGGGTCGGGGTCGGCGCCGGCTTGCGCGGCCGGGTGCTGGACGGCCTCGGCCAACCGCTGGACGGCCTGCCGTTGCCCGCCGGACTGGACCGGGTGTCGGTCGAGATGGCGCCGCCGCCGGCGTTGAGCCGGCGCCGGGTGGATGAGCAACTTCCTTTGGGCGTAAGGGCGATCGATTCGCTGATCAGCGTCGGGCGCGGGCAGCGGGTCGGCATCTTCGCCGGCTCCGGCGTCGGAAAGTCGAGCCTGCTGTCGATGATCACCCGAGGCACCAGCGCCCAGATCACCGTCGTGGCGTTGATCGGCGAGCGCGGCCGGGAGGTCCGGGAGTTCCTGGAGAACGACCTCGGCCCGGACGGGCTGCGCGACGCCGTGGTGGTCATCGCCACCTCCGACCAGCCGCCGATGGTCCGGCTGCGGGCGGCCTTTGTCGCAACCCGGATCGCGGAGTGGTTCCGCGACGAGGGCCAGGACGTGCTGTTGCTGATGGACAGCATCACCCGGCTGGCCACCGCGCAACGCGAGATCGGCCTGTCCGCCGGTGAGCCGCCGGCATCGCGGGGCTACCCGCCGTCGGTGTTCGCGCTGATGCCCCGGCTGCTGGAGCGCGCCGGCGGGTCCGAGCACGGTTCGATCACCGGCCTCTACACAGTGCTGGTCGAGGGCGAGGACCACAACGAGCCGGTCGCCGACACAGCCCGTTCGATCCTGGACGGCCACATCGTGCTGGACCGCCGGCTGGCCACCGCCGGCCACTTTCCGAGCATCGACGTGCTGGAATCGGTCTCTCGGGTGGTGACCGCGGTGACCACCGACGAGCAGCAGCTACTTGCCCGCCGGGCCAGGCAACTGCTGGCCGCTCGCCGCGACGTCAAGGAACTCGTCGAGATCGGCGCCTACGTCGGGGGCACCAACCCGCGTGCCGATCAGGCGCTGGCGATCTGGCCACAGCTGGAAGCCTTTCTGCAGCAGGACATGACCGATCAGAGCAGCGCGGACTCGGCCTGGGAGGCCCTGCGGGCGATCCTGGCCGACGAGCCGGCTGTGCTCACCGGACCTGTCGAGGTCACCCGATGA
- a CDS encoding flagellar basal body protein, which produces MLDDVASVTLSTALSALAARQRVSANNIANIETPNFRAGQLSFEDDLRRAVADGEPARAGVTITPSNAPVGINGNNVSLDTETLTDQKTALQYRLLSGAMSSKFELLSVVLKG; this is translated from the coding sequence GTGCTCGACGACGTCGCGTCAGTCACTCTCAGTACCGCGCTCTCAGCGCTGGCCGCCCGGCAACGGGTGAGCGCCAACAACATCGCCAACATCGAGACCCCCAACTTCCGCGCCGGCCAGCTGTCCTTCGAGGACGACCTGCGACGTGCCGTCGCCGATGGCGAGCCGGCCCGGGCCGGGGTCACCATCACGCCCAGCAACGCGCCGGTCGGGATCAACGGCAACAACGTCAGCCTGGACACCGAGACCCTCACCGATCAGAAGACCGCGCTGCAGTACCGGTTGCTCAGCGGCGCGATGTCCTCGAAGTTCGAACTTCTCAGCGTCGTGTTGAAGGGCTGA
- a CDS encoding flagellin — MSLRINTNVGALNAYGNLSANQASLQNAFEKLSSGLRINKAADDAAGLSISQGLTSQINGLTQAVRNAQDGTNVAQIADGALATVQKILQRQRDLAVQASNGGSQDSAAQAAAQSEITNLNTQLNNISATTAFGGTKLLDGSYTAAVGVFQVGANNTASEQISLALTSADSTTLGVSGVNVGTTAGAQTAIGTIDAAIASVSASRSQIGATQNQLGYTISNLQTTIQNVTASRSNITDADLAKEVTAMSQAQILTSAATSVLAQANSAPQAILKLLQ, encoded by the coding sequence GTGAGTCTTCGCATCAACACCAACGTCGGGGCCCTCAACGCCTACGGCAACCTGTCCGCCAACCAGGCATCGCTGCAGAACGCGTTCGAGAAGCTCTCCAGCGGTCTGCGGATCAACAAGGCGGCCGATGACGCGGCCGGCCTGTCGATCAGCCAGGGCCTGACCTCACAGATCAACGGCCTGACCCAGGCCGTTCGCAACGCCCAGGACGGCACCAACGTCGCCCAGATCGCTGACGGCGCCCTGGCGACCGTGCAGAAGATCCTGCAGCGTCAGCGTGACCTCGCCGTCCAGGCGTCCAACGGTGGTTCGCAGGACTCCGCCGCCCAGGCCGCCGCCCAGTCCGAGATCACCAACCTCAACACCCAGCTCAACAACATCTCCGCCACGACTGCCTTCGGCGGCACCAAGCTGCTCGACGGCAGCTACACCGCCGCGGTCGGCGTGTTCCAGGTCGGCGCCAACAACACCGCCAGTGAGCAGATCTCGCTGGCCCTGACGTCCGCCGACAGCACCACCCTGGGTGTCTCGGGTGTCAACGTGGGCACCACGGCCGGCGCGCAGACCGCGATCGGCACCATCGACGCGGCGATCGCCTCGGTGTCGGCCTCACGGTCCCAGATCGGTGCCACCCAGAACCAGCTCGGTTACACCATCAGCAACCTGCAGACCACGATCCAGAACGTGACCGCCTCGCGTTCCAACATCACCGACGCCGATCTGGCGAAGGAGGTCACCGCGATGAGCCAGGCTCAGATCCTGACCTCGGCCGCCACCTCGGTGCTGGCCCAGGCCAACTCGGCTCCGCAGGCCATCCTGAAGCTGCTGCAGTAA
- the fliG gene encoding flagellar motor switch protein FliG: protein MVETLATVSSIGTSLAVAASNAEPNIDPTRGMSGRRKAAVLVLQLDREASAKVLGQLSDTELEEVATEIARAGEVPAEVSAAVLREFGILQVSGDSVVHGGIEQSRAMLRAAVGDQRADAILDRLSGTMFDVPFKFLHNADARQLLNFISDEHPQTIALVLAHVPAPLASKVLAGLGSDLQADVAHRIATMDQTTPDIIHQIEANLQRRMANLLVPSELSAVGGVQPLVDIINRADRGTEKLIMEGLENRDPVLAEEVRSRMFMFEDLINLEDRAVQLVLRQVETGNLAIALKGVASVVHAKIMANMSERAAITLAEEIELLGPVRVQSVEEAQTEVVRVIRELEESGQIIVRRGEEDEFVA, encoded by the coding sequence ATGGTAGAGACCCTGGCGACTGTGTCCTCGATCGGCACCAGCCTGGCGGTGGCAGCCAGCAACGCCGAGCCGAACATCGACCCGACCCGCGGCATGTCCGGCCGGCGCAAGGCCGCCGTGCTGGTGCTGCAGTTGGACCGGGAGGCCTCGGCCAAGGTGCTGGGTCAGCTGTCGGACACCGAACTCGAAGAGGTCGCGACCGAGATCGCCCGGGCCGGTGAGGTGCCCGCCGAGGTGTCGGCGGCAGTGCTGCGCGAGTTCGGCATCCTGCAGGTGTCGGGGGACTCCGTGGTCCACGGCGGCATCGAGCAGAGCCGCGCGATGCTGCGCGCGGCGGTCGGTGACCAGCGGGCGGACGCGATCCTGGACCGGCTGTCGGGCACCATGTTCGACGTACCGTTCAAGTTCCTGCACAACGCCGACGCCAGGCAACTGCTGAACTTCATCTCCGACGAGCACCCGCAGACGATTGCCCTGGTGCTGGCGCACGTTCCGGCGCCACTGGCCTCGAAGGTGCTGGCGGGCCTGGGCAGTGACCTGCAGGCCGACGTCGCGCACCGGATCGCCACCATGGACCAGACGACGCCCGACATCATCCATCAGATCGAGGCCAACCTTCAGCGCCGGATGGCGAACCTGCTGGTGCCCTCGGAGCTGTCGGCGGTCGGCGGGGTCCAGCCGCTGGTCGACATCATCAACCGCGCCGACCGGGGCACCGAGAAGCTGATCATGGAAGGCCTGGAGAACCGGGATCCGGTGCTGGCCGAAGAGGTCCGCAGCCGGATGTTCATGTTCGAGGACCTGATCAACCTGGAGGACCGCGCGGTGCAACTGGTGTTGCGCCAGGTCGAGACCGGCAACCTCGCCATCGCGCTCAAGGGCGTGGCAAGCGTGGTGCACGCCAAGATCATGGCCAACATGTCCGAGCGGGCCGCCATCACCCTGGCCGAGGAGATCGAGTTGCTGGGCCCGGTGCGGGTGCAGAGCGTCGAGGAAGCCCAGACCGAGGTGGTGCGGGTGATCCGGGAGCTCGAGGAGTCCGGTCAGATCATCGTCCGGCGCGGCGAAGAGGACGAGTTCGTTGCCTGA